The following proteins are encoded in a genomic region of Deltaproteobacteria bacterium:
- the larC gene encoding nickel pincer cofactor biosynthesis protein LarC, giving the protein MNIAYFDAFSGMSGDMTVGALLHLGVSLDALREELRKLPLAGYHLHQTERMLSGIRATKFNVEVHDPLHERSFRAIARMLAESDLLPPVKDASLRIFTVLAEAEGRVHGVAPEAVHFHEVGAIDSIVDIVGTAFGLHALGIDDVYVSPLPMGKGLVPSRHGILPIPGPATVELLKGIPVRLDDGEAEMVTPTGAAIVAALARPTTLPTFVPSAVGYGAGDRTFADRPNLLRILLGTSQEHARTEQLVMIETNVDDLNPELYDYVMERVFAAGARDAFLSSIHMKKNRPGILLQVLCDPATQERLSAIIFAETSTIGVRSYKVERVALRRESKDVTTIYGTVRVKMAYSPEGRVNVAPEYEDCKRLAQERNIPLKEVYEAAVLAARQT; this is encoded by the coding sequence GTGAACATCGCTTATTTCGATGCGTTCTCCGGCATGAGTGGTGATATGACGGTCGGTGCGTTGTTACATCTCGGGGTGTCGCTTGACGCGCTACGAGAAGAATTACGCAAACTACCGCTGGCTGGCTATCACTTGCATCAGACCGAACGGATGCTCAGTGGCATTCGTGCGACGAAATTCAACGTGGAGGTCCACGATCCACTCCACGAGCGAAGTTTTCGTGCGATTGCTCGGATGTTGGCGGAGAGCGACTTGCTCCCACCGGTGAAAGACGCGTCACTGCGAATTTTTACCGTGCTAGCCGAAGCAGAAGGGCGAGTGCACGGGGTAGCTCCTGAAGCGGTCCATTTCCATGAAGTCGGAGCGATTGATTCGATCGTTGATATTGTCGGGACTGCTTTTGGTTTGCATGCGTTAGGAATTGACGACGTGTATGTATCGCCGTTACCAATGGGCAAAGGGTTGGTTCCCTCACGCCACGGCATTTTGCCGATTCCCGGCCCGGCCACGGTTGAATTGTTGAAAGGCATACCGGTCCGCCTCGATGATGGTGAAGCAGAAATGGTGACGCCGACTGGAGCCGCAATTGTTGCGGCTCTTGCCAGACCCACAACCCTGCCGACCTTTGTCCCGTCGGCGGTCGGCTATGGGGCTGGGGATCGTACCTTTGCCGACCGACCCAACCTCCTCCGTATCTTGTTGGGAACCAGCCAGGAGCACGCGCGAACAGAACAACTGGTGATGATTGAAACCAATGTCGACGACCTCAACCCGGAATTGTACGACTATGTGATGGAGCGGGTATTTGCCGCTGGCGCGCGCGATGCCTTTCTGTCGTCGATTCATATGAAAAAGAATCGTCCGGGCATACTGCTGCAGGTGCTCTGTGATCCTGCGACGCAGGAGCGGTTGAGCGCGATCATTTTTGCCGAGACTTCAACAATCGGCGTACGCTCGTACAAAGTGGAGCGCGTCGCGTTACGGCGTGAGAGCAAGGATGTCACTACGATATATGGGACCGTGCGAGTGAAGATGGCGTATAGCCCAGAAGGCCGTGTCAATGTTGCTCCGGAGTACGAAGACTGTAAACGCCTGGCGCAGGAGCGCAACATTCCCCTGAAAGAGGTGTACGAGGCTGCTGTGTTGGCCGCGCGGCAGACCTAA
- a CDS encoding energy transducer TonB, with protein sequence MWSQTRSTLYAGVLACALHIVLLGITAAMIVALPRHATPQLRVTLLQRAVPLPVQEAPGVAQTPEPTPAPKPLPREVRQLKPPLPRPVAEKKPVRPILPRHVKPIAKPRLEPPPPVKEKSTQTALLVPPVAPVPLPVAEPASADEGPAVAPNVDDTSSEFANRGQGSGLTSPAGSSGGIGENGNGAGGAGGPSATPDYNINPKPPYPLIARRIGAQGEVLLRVFVRQDGSVASVELAQSSGFSLLDESATRTVRDSWRFIPARLDGAPVDSWVEVPIKFILADS encoded by the coding sequence ATGTGGTCGCAGACTCGTTCAACCCTATACGCAGGTGTACTTGCTTGCGCGCTGCACATCGTGTTGCTCGGAATAACGGCGGCGATGATCGTGGCACTTCCTCGACACGCTACTCCACAGTTGCGCGTGACGTTGCTCCAACGTGCCGTTCCGCTCCCAGTGCAAGAGGCACCGGGTGTCGCGCAGACTCCTGAGCCTACCCCTGCTCCCAAGCCTCTACCGCGTGAAGTGCGTCAATTGAAGCCTCCGCTGCCGCGCCCGGTCGCCGAGAAGAAGCCAGTGCGCCCGATACTCCCTCGCCACGTGAAGCCTATCGCAAAGCCGCGGCTTGAACCTCCGCCTCCAGTGAAGGAGAAATCGACACAAACGGCACTCCTGGTGCCACCCGTAGCGCCTGTGCCCTTGCCGGTGGCTGAGCCAGCCTCAGCAGATGAAGGTCCAGCGGTAGCACCAAATGTAGATGACACTAGTAGTGAATTCGCAAATCGAGGCCAAGGTTCTGGCTTGACCAGTCCTGCCGGGAGTAGCGGAGGTATCGGCGAGAATGGAAATGGCGCGGGTGGGGCAGGCGGGCCGTCTGCGACGCCGGACTACAATATCAATCCAAAGCCACCGTATCCGCTCATTGCACGTCGCATCGGTGCGCAAGGCGAGGTATTGCTACGGGTGTTCGTGCGGCAGGATGGCAGCGTTGCCTCTGTCGAGCTGGCACAATCTTCCGGTTTTTCGTTGCTCGATGAATCGGCAACACGCACTGTGCGTGATAGCTGGCGATTTATCCCTGCACGTCTCGATGGTGCTCCGGTCGACAGTTGGGTGGAAGTCCCGATCAAATTTATTTTGGCTGACTCGTAA
- a CDS encoding urease accessory protein UreH: MTPLAILGLGFVLGLKHAFDSDHMIAVSTIVTREQSPWRSLWIGLFWGLGHTVTLLLVGLVVLGMKQQVPAPLEMSLECLVGVMLVVLGLATLTDWWQRRLHAHSHHHDGTAHTHFHAHADDVGHSHVHRLRVGLKPLVIGMIHGLAGSAALMLVVLASIPSPGLGLAYIGIFGVGSILGMGLVSLLFGFFFSYAVPRLDNVGQALRLATGALSAVFGAWIVVDIGFVQGLFFS, from the coding sequence GTGACTCCACTTGCGATATTGGGATTAGGATTCGTCCTCGGGTTAAAGCATGCTTTTGATTCCGATCATATGATTGCCGTCTCAACGATTGTGACACGCGAACAATCGCCGTGGCGTTCCCTCTGGATAGGCTTGTTCTGGGGATTGGGGCACACGGTTACGCTGTTACTCGTTGGGCTCGTCGTTTTGGGGATGAAACAGCAGGTCCCTGCTCCTCTTGAGATGTCCCTTGAATGTTTGGTTGGCGTGATGCTTGTGGTTCTCGGACTGGCAACCCTGACCGACTGGTGGCAACGACGGCTTCATGCCCATAGCCACCATCATGACGGTACTGCGCACACCCACTTTCATGCCCACGCAGATGACGTGGGCCATAGCCATGTGCATCGGTTGCGTGTCGGTCTCAAACCGCTTGTGATCGGCATGATACACGGGCTTGCGGGCAGCGCAGCACTGATGCTGGTGGTTCTGGCCTCCATTCCTTCTCCTGGCCTGGGTCTAGCGTATATCGGGATTTTTGGCGTCGGGTCGATACTGGGGATGGGGCTTGTTAGCCTGCTGTTCGGCTTCTTTTTTTCCTACGCCGTGCCACGACTGGATAATGTCGGTCAGGCCTTACGGCTCGCGACTGGCGCACTGAGTGCAGTGTTTGGTGCCTGGATCGTCGTCGATATCGGTTTTGTCCAGGGGCTTTTCTTCAGCTAA
- a CDS encoding peroxiredoxin, with translation MLFATGGKAQMLTIGTPAPDFTVQTHEGKSLSLSSLKGKKVLLWFYPKADTPGUTAEGRGFRDQIDEFRTRNVEVLGVSFDSVAENAAFAQKYDFPFPLLCDTDRAIGLAYGACDNPKAGFANRISYVIDEQGNILKAYASVSPRSHPAEVLADL, from the coding sequence ATGCTCTTTGCGACAGGAGGAAAAGCGCAAATGCTCACCATCGGTACTCCAGCGCCGGATTTTACGGTACAGACCCACGAAGGCAAAAGCCTCTCGCTCTCCAGCTTAAAAGGGAAGAAGGTGCTCTTGTGGTTCTATCCCAAGGCTGACACTCCTGGCTGAACGGCAGAAGGTCGCGGGTTCCGCGACCAGATTGACGAATTCCGCACGCGCAACGTTGAAGTGTTAGGCGTAAGTTTCGACTCTGTTGCCGAAAATGCCGCCTTCGCCCAAAAGTACGATTTCCCCTTCCCGCTCTTGTGTGACACAGACCGAGCGATCGGCCTTGCCTATGGCGCGTGTGACAATCCCAAGGCAGGATTCGCCAATCGCATAAGTTACGTGATCGACGAACAAGGCAATATTCTCAAAGCCTATGCGTCAGTCAGCCCGCGTAGCCATCCGGCTGAAGTGTTGGCGGATTTGTAG